A genomic region of Anaerolineales bacterium contains the following coding sequences:
- a CDS encoding radical SAM protein has product MMLFRRAASGIGNNDPKPDLYDYTNRRGRDRVRIHLRVHPDGSGLLLINAQRAFHLNPTAAFMAWLQLEGFSQDDALHALRKRYRVGPRQALQDFCDVRAMIDQIIDPNGACPVCDLELDLLPPFSEIPSAPYRMDLAVTYRCNANCAHCYNARPRNYPEIDTQAWFSIIDRIHEIGIPHICFTGGEATLREDLPQLIHRVQSHGQIAGLLTNGRRLADMAFLDRLIDAGLDHVQITLESHIPEIHDRMVRAPGAWNDTVRGIRNAVDRDLYIMTNTTLLLDNAPRIGETIAFLSELGVPTVGCNALILSGRGKQVGTGIPEDQLVPLLEEARERTQRYGQRLIWYTPTQYCHFDPIQMELGVKACTAAMYNMCVEPDGAVIPCQSFYQSLGNMLDDSWESIWEHELAVWLRERRYAPDKCQVCDVFNECGGGCPLTLLHEEQTPMPQNLEAPFVLLKNES; this is encoded by the coding sequence ATGATGTTGTTCCGACGCGCGGCTTCCGGAATCGGAAACAACGACCCGAAACCGGACCTCTATGACTATACGAATAGGCGTGGTCGGGATCGAGTCCGCATTCACCTGCGCGTGCACCCAGACGGCAGCGGTCTGCTGCTCATCAACGCCCAACGCGCTTTTCATCTCAACCCCACCGCAGCATTCATGGCGTGGCTGCAGCTCGAGGGCTTCTCACAAGACGACGCTCTCCACGCCCTGCGTAAACGCTACCGGGTTGGCCCACGACAGGCGCTGCAAGATTTCTGCGACGTACGCGCCATGATCGACCAGATCATCGATCCAAACGGCGCCTGCCCGGTCTGCGATCTCGAACTCGATCTGCTGCCGCCTTTCTCCGAAATACCCTCCGCCCCATACCGCATGGACCTGGCGGTCACGTACCGCTGCAACGCCAACTGCGCCCACTGCTACAACGCAAGGCCGCGCAACTATCCCGAGATCGATACGCAAGCCTGGTTCTCCATCATCGACCGCATCCACGAGATCGGGATTCCCCACATCTGCTTCACGGGCGGCGAGGCCACGCTGCGCGAAGACCTGCCGCAGCTCATCCACCGCGTGCAATCCCACGGCCAGATTGCAGGTTTGCTCACGAACGGCCGCCGTCTGGCAGACATGGCCTTTCTCGATCGACTCATCGACGCCGGCCTCGACCACGTCCAGATCACGCTCGAATCACACATTCCGGAAATTCACGATCGCATGGTGCGTGCACCGGGCGCCTGGAACGACACAGTTCGAGGCATACGCAACGCCGTGGATCGGGATCTCTACATCATGACCAACACGACGCTGCTGCTGGATAACGCCCCACGGATCGGCGAGACCATCGCTTTTTTGTCCGAATTGGGCGTACCGACCGTTGGATGCAACGCCTTGATCTTGTCCGGCCGCGGGAAACAGGTCGGTACGGGAATCCCGGAAGACCAACTCGTACCCTTGCTGGAGGAAGCCCGCGAACGTACGCAGCGCTACGGGCAGCGGCTCATCTGGTACACACCGACACAGTATTGTCATTTCGACCCCATCCAGATGGAACTCGGCGTCAAAGCATGCACGGCGGCGATGTACAACATGTGTGTCGAACCGGACGGCGCGGTGATCCCCTGCCAGTCCTTCTACCAATCACTCGGCAATATGCTCGACGACTCCTGGGAAAGCATCTGGGAGCACGAACTTGCCGTGTGGCTGCGCGAACGGCGCTATGCGCCGGATAAATGCCAGGTCTGCGACGTATTCAACGAATGCGGCGGGGGCTGCCCTTTGACGCTGCTGCACGAGGAACAAACCCCCATGCCTCAGAATCTCGAGGCACCCTTCGTGCTGCTGAAAAATGAGTCTTGA
- a CDS encoding radical SAM protein, which yields MNSILERFFAPAAIPEPLKPGLYQWKTPDDAPVQYRLHLRIEDEGMGVLIVNAATVLHLNQTATEHAYLLVQGVSEEEAARVISERYRVSYKQALKDHREFRDQIETLATNPEVDPVMFLDFDRKEPLDVTPSAPYRMDLALTYRCDASGKIDPLAKHRVDRELTTEEWESILDKIWDAGVPHVTFTGGEPTLRDDLRELIAHAEKLGQVTGLLTDGKRLAQAAYLEDLAQAGLDHILVAIDLSDSKSEAGLRNAVASDVYTAAHLTITPENSASINDNLKHLADLGVPAVSLSASDRSKELANALSRARDHVAMLGLDLIWDLPAPHSATNPLALELEAPPETAGHAYLYVEPDGDVLPAQGYEKTIGNLLTDSFDKIWAHEA from the coding sequence ATGAATTCGATTCTTGAGCGTTTCTTTGCACCCGCTGCAATCCCCGAACCATTAAAACCCGGGCTTTATCAATGGAAAACGCCCGACGACGCACCCGTTCAGTATCGCCTTCACCTGCGCATCGAAGATGAGGGAATGGGCGTTTTGATCGTCAATGCGGCGACGGTCCTGCACCTGAACCAGACGGCCACCGAACACGCATACCTGCTCGTTCAAGGCGTCAGCGAAGAGGAAGCCGCCCGGGTTATATCCGAGCGCTACCGCGTCAGCTACAAGCAAGCACTCAAGGACCACCGCGAGTTCCGGGATCAAATCGAAACCCTGGCGACCAATCCCGAAGTCGATCCGGTGATGTTCCTCGATTTCGACCGTAAAGAGCCGCTCGACGTAACGCCCTCCGCACCGTACCGCATGGACCTTGCGTTAACCTACCGCTGTGACGCCAGCGGCAAAATCGATCCCCTTGCCAAACACCGTGTGGATCGAGAGTTGACGACGGAAGAATGGGAGTCGATCCTGGATAAAATCTGGGATGCCGGCGTGCCCCACGTCACCTTCACGGGTGGAGAACCCACGTTGCGGGATGACCTGCGCGAATTGATCGCCCACGCTGAAAAACTCGGTCAAGTCACCGGGCTGCTGACCGATGGGAAACGTCTGGCCCAGGCGGCGTATCTGGAAGACCTCGCGCAGGCCGGCCTGGATCACATTCTCGTGGCCATCGATCTTTCCGATTCAAAGAGCGAAGCGGGACTGCGAAACGCCGTCGCTTCGGATGTCTACACGGCCGCACACCTGACGATCACGCCCGAAAATTCCGCATCTATCAACGACAATCTCAAACACCTGGCCGATCTCGGCGTGCCGGCGGTTTCTCTCTCGGCATCGGATCGAAGCAAGGAGCTGGCCAATGCATTGTCCAGAGCGCGCGATCATGTCGCCATGTTGGGATTGGATTTGATCTGGGATCTGCCTGCGCCGCATTCCGCCACGAACCCGCTCGCACTCGAACTGGAAGCCCCGCCGGAAACCGCCGGACATGCATATCTATACGTCGAACCGGACGGGGACGTCCTTCCCGCGCAAGGTTACGAAAAAACCATCGGCAATTTACTGACGGATTCCTTCGACAAGATTTGGGCGCACGAAGCATAG
- a CDS encoding methyltransferase domain-containing protein produces MKHDPDLIEIHNRYLIQARWTAAIRTQWLERLAPRASQRVLEVGSGTGAIIFEIADGYNCSTFGLDIDPHASHFAQAHDAKTRYTIGDGMELPFPEATFDFTICHFLLLWLESPVQALAEMRRVTRPGGWVLALAEPDYGGRIDYPDSLAEVGALQEQALQQQGCDTRIGRKLRRLFHELDLTDICVGVLGGEWRASTIAEMFESERQTLVHDLEPILPPHEIERLQRIDQRAWHDGQRLLFVPTFYAGSQVPKPEL; encoded by the coding sequence ATGAAGCACGATCCCGATCTCATCGAAATCCACAACCGCTACCTGATTCAAGCGAGGTGGACGGCCGCGATTCGCACGCAGTGGCTCGAGCGATTGGCGCCGCGGGCCTCGCAGCGCGTGCTGGAAGTTGGATCCGGAACCGGTGCGATCATTTTCGAAATCGCAGATGGATACAACTGTTCCACCTTCGGTTTGGATATTGATCCGCACGCTTCCCACTTCGCCCAGGCACACGATGCCAAAACCCGTTATACGATCGGCGACGGTATGGAATTGCCTTTCCCCGAAGCAACTTTCGACTTCACGATTTGCCACTTCCTTCTCTTGTGGCTCGAATCGCCCGTCCAGGCTTTAGCGGAGATGAGACGCGTGACCCGTCCCGGTGGTTGGGTGCTTGCCCTGGCCGAGCCGGATTACGGTGGGCGTATCGATTATCCCGATTCGCTTGCCGAAGTCGGCGCGCTTCAGGAACAAGCGCTGCAGCAGCAGGGATGCGACACACGCATCGGCCGGAAACTGAGGCGCTTGTTCCACGAACTTGATTTGACGGATATCTGCGTCGGCGTTCTCGGCGGCGAATGGCGTGCGTCGACGATAGCCGAGATGTTCGAATCCGAACGCCAGACGCTGGTCCACGATCTCGAGCCGATCCTTCCTCCCCATGAGATCGAAAGGCTTCAGCGGATCGATCAGCGTGCATGGCACGATGGCCAACGCCTGCTTTTCGTCCCAACGTTTTATGCCGGAAGCCAGGTTCCGAAACCGGAACTGTGA
- a CDS encoding formate--tetrahydrofolate ligase — protein MVLKPKRPVPSDIEIAQEADIRPIKEIAAKIGLTEDDLDLFGKYKAKVHLDVLERLGDRPQGKYIDVTAITPTPLGEGKTTTSLGLTQALGTHLNKNVIVCIRQPSMGPTFNIKGGAAGGGYSQVIPMEDFNLHLTGDIHAISVAHNLVAAALDTRMYHETRQSDHGLYKRLVPEKDGKREFLPTQLRRLEKLGIKKTDPDSLTDDEITRFARLDVDPETITWNRVVDVCDRSMRSIKIGFNDAKLKDGSPSPVFPRATGEDITVASELMAILALATSLRDLRERVGRVVVGLNKQGDPVNLEDIGVAGAVTVLLKDALMPNLMQTLEGQPAFVHAGPFANIAHGNSSIIADQIALKLADYVVTESGFGADIGMEKFFDIKCRYSGLIPNAVVLVATVRALKMHGGGPKVTPGAPLDRAYTEENLELLEAGLPNLGKHIENALRFGIPVVVAVNGFKDDTAAEMEMVRKYSEEKGAFAAVKSTHWMDGGAGSKELAQAVVDACEQSSNFQFLYPLDWSIKQKIEYICKEFYGADGVSYEPLAEEQIESYEKAGFGKLPMCMAKTHLSFSHDPTLKGVPTGFTVPIREVRSYYLPGVHGDRPRSG, from the coding sequence ATGGTGCTTAAACCGAAGCGGCCCGTTCCATCGGATATCGAGATCGCTCAGGAAGCAGATATTCGCCCGATAAAGGAGATCGCTGCCAAAATCGGCCTCACTGAAGACGATCTGGATCTGTTTGGAAAATACAAGGCCAAAGTACACCTGGATGTGCTCGAGCGCCTGGGGGATCGCCCACAGGGAAAGTACATCGATGTCACCGCGATCACGCCCACACCGCTGGGAGAGGGAAAAACAACGACGTCCCTCGGTTTAACTCAGGCGCTTGGTACGCACTTAAATAAGAATGTGATCGTCTGTATCCGCCAACCCAGTATGGGACCGACCTTCAACATCAAGGGCGGCGCCGCAGGCGGCGGTTACAGTCAGGTCATTCCGATGGAGGATTTCAACCTGCACCTCACCGGCGATATTCACGCCATCAGCGTGGCGCACAACCTCGTCGCCGCAGCGCTGGATACCCGCATGTATCATGAAACCCGCCAATCGGATCACGGTCTTTACAAGCGATTGGTCCCAGAAAAAGACGGCAAGCGTGAATTCCTTCCGACCCAATTGCGCCGCCTGGAGAAATTGGGAATCAAGAAGACGGATCCCGACTCGTTGACGGACGACGAGATCACTCGTTTCGCGCGTCTCGACGTCGATCCCGAAACGATTACCTGGAACCGCGTCGTCGACGTCTGCGACCGCAGCATGCGCAGCATCAAAATCGGCTTCAACGACGCCAAATTGAAAGATGGTTCGCCCAGTCCGGTTTTCCCGCGTGCGACCGGCGAAGATATCACCGTCGCATCCGAATTAATGGCCATCCTGGCTCTGGCCACCAGCTTGAGGGATTTGCGCGAGCGCGTTGGCCGGGTCGTGGTGGGTCTGAACAAGCAGGGCGATCCGGTGAATCTGGAAGACATCGGTGTGGCCGGCGCAGTGACGGTGCTGCTGAAGGATGCGCTCATGCCGAATCTGATGCAGACACTCGAAGGCCAACCTGCCTTCGTGCACGCCGGACCCTTTGCCAACATTGCCCACGGCAACTCGTCGATCATCGCCGATCAGATTGCCTTGAAACTCGCGGATTACGTCGTCACGGAAAGCGGATTTGGCGCCGACATCGGCATGGAAAAGTTCTTCGACATCAAGTGCCGTTATTCGGGACTCATTCCCAATGCGGTCGTCCTGGTGGCGACCGTGCGGGCTCTGAAGATGCACGGCGGCGGCCCTAAAGTGACGCCCGGAGCGCCGCTCGATCGCGCCTACACGGAAGAAAATCTCGAGCTGCTCGAGGCCGGGCTGCCCAATCTCGGCAAGCACATCGAGAACGCCCTGCGATTCGGAATTCCGGTGGTCGTCGCGGTCAATGGTTTCAAGGACGACACGGCCGCTGAAATGGAAATGGTGCGTAAATACTCCGAAGAGAAAGGCGCCTTCGCAGCCGTGAAGAGCACGCACTGGATGGACGGCGGCGCCGGATCGAAAGAACTCGCCCAGGCGGTCGTCGACGCATGCGAACAGTCGAGCAACTTCCAGTTTCTGTATCCGCTGGATTGGTCGATCAAGCAGAAGATCGAATACATCTGCAAGGAATTCTACGGCGCGGACGGCGTCAGCTACGAGCCTTTGGCGGAAGAGCAAATCGAATCGTACGAGAAGGCGGGATTCGGGAAACTGCCGATGTGTATGGCGAAGACCCACTTGAGCTTCAGCCACGATCCAACGCTAAAGGGCGTACCGACCGGTTTTACCGTGCCCATTCGCGAGGTCCGGTCTTACTACCTACCCGGCGTACATGGCGATCGACCTCGATCTGGATGA
- a CDS encoding ATP-binding protein — protein sequence MKRMKLNLSAQLVLGFVVLALLTTVAIGIPAIQLLDERLEQQAWAQVDQGARASKALLSATENDVQNLARLTAQRPTLLELLAESEQAALSEYLNTLRLTTGLDMILLCDNENRLLTMNEDFALFPQCEDIILPGYHVLTSTGNPDVMLTDTSVVYSGEHVIARVVVGMQMDTAFMARMKSQTDMEHLLWVNGVLAATNFRVVDERSEFNSPRQDDGIAQDGFRTSFSLMDNLYYATSYTIQQTQLEMEVALDVTDILTTRRQLVWSLIGIIFVIAAIGSTLGTILARGIGKSFQNLAAAAARISEGDLSTPVRFESHVREAALVAQTLEKARLDLNRTVTELRAEKAWGDHLLEAIVEGIVTLDSDNNITFFSSGAEKISGWSAGEVLDRQCDMFFKPIDHDQTFTELIPSPGQRRRFRVEMAANKTAMLAISGARLAPSEAHGAEVVFVFRDISEEDSVHRLMGHFMANISHEFRTPLTAVAASVELLLEEADDLSPGELQQLLNSLHLGLLSLQTLVDNLIESASIETGHFRVSPRAAELSNIIGEAVAIMRPLLEKYEQSLDVQLPPDLPLVRADPRRSTQVIVNLLSNANKYAPTGSHIDLRATEEGNHIKVEIADRGPGIPDKYRDGIFRRFAYLVQDDQASAQYGAGLGLSVVKAIVEAQSGATGVADNPEGGSIFWFTLPIQEAI from the coding sequence ATGAAACGTATGAAACTGAATCTCTCCGCTCAATTGGTACTTGGTTTTGTGGTCCTGGCATTGCTTACAACCGTTGCTATCGGAATACCCGCAATCCAATTACTCGACGAACGCCTGGAGCAACAAGCCTGGGCCCAGGTCGACCAGGGAGCGAGGGCGTCCAAAGCCTTATTATCGGCCACGGAAAACGACGTTCAAAATCTGGCCAGATTGACAGCACAACGCCCCACCCTATTGGAACTCCTCGCAGAATCGGAGCAAGCAGCTTTATCCGAATACCTCAACACGTTACGGCTTACGACCGGCCTGGACATGATTCTCCTTTGCGACAACGAGAATCGCTTGCTAACGATGAATGAGGACTTCGCCCTTTTTCCCCAATGCGAGGACATCATCCTGCCGGGTTACCACGTTCTAACGAGCACTGGAAATCCAGATGTGATGCTGACGGACACGAGCGTCGTATATTCAGGAGAGCATGTAATCGCCAGGGTGGTCGTGGGAATGCAGATGGATACCGCATTCATGGCAAGGATGAAATCCCAAACGGATATGGAACACTTGCTCTGGGTGAACGGCGTGTTGGCCGCGACCAATTTCCGGGTGGTGGACGAACGATCTGAGTTTAACAGCCCGAGGCAAGACGATGGTATTGCCCAGGATGGTTTTCGAACCAGCTTTTCATTAATGGACAATCTCTACTACGCCACTTCCTATACCATCCAGCAGACTCAATTGGAAATGGAAGTCGCCCTCGATGTAACCGACATCCTCACCACCCGCCGGCAGTTGGTGTGGAGTTTAATCGGCATTATTTTCGTCATCGCGGCGATAGGTTCAACATTGGGAACGATTCTGGCCAGAGGCATAGGAAAATCGTTTCAAAATCTTGCCGCTGCTGCCGCAAGGATCAGTGAGGGCGATCTTTCAACCCCCGTGCGCTTCGAATCTCACGTGCGGGAGGCGGCACTCGTTGCACAAACGCTGGAAAAAGCTCGTCTGGATCTAAATCGAACCGTGACGGAATTGCGTGCCGAAAAAGCCTGGGGCGACCATCTTCTGGAAGCGATCGTGGAAGGGATCGTCACGCTGGATTCGGACAACAACATCACCTTCTTCAGTTCGGGCGCGGAGAAGATCTCGGGCTGGTCTGCAGGAGAAGTACTCGATCGCCAATGCGACATGTTCTTCAAACCCATCGATCACGATCAGACCTTCACGGAACTCATCCCATCTCCCGGTCAACGTCGCCGGTTTCGCGTCGAAATGGCAGCCAACAAGACTGCCATGCTGGCGATTTCAGGCGCCAGGCTCGCTCCTTCGGAGGCGCACGGCGCCGAGGTCGTCTTCGTGTTTCGGGACATCAGTGAGGAGGATTCGGTTCATCGTTTGATGGGGCACTTCATGGCCAACATATCTCACGAATTTCGTACGCCCCTCACAGCCGTAGCGGCTTCGGTCGAACTCCTTTTAGAAGAAGCTGACGATCTTAGTCCGGGCGAGCTGCAGCAGTTGCTGAATTCCCTTCACCTGGGCCTGTTGAGTCTGCAAACTCTGGTCGACAATCTCATCGAAAGCGCAAGCATCGAGACCGGACATTTCCGTGTGTCACCCCGTGCTGCAGAACTCTCGAATATCATCGGGGAAGCCGTGGCGATAATGCGACCCCTTCTCGAGAAGTACGAACAGAGTCTTGACGTTCAACTTCCTCCCGATCTGCCACTGGTGAGAGCCGACCCACGGCGGTCTACGCAGGTCATCGTCAACTTGCTGTCGAATGCCAATAAATACGCGCCGACCGGATCGCATATCGATCTGCGGGCGACCGAGGAGGGAAACCACATCAAAGTCGAAATTGCCGATCGCGGCCCCGGCATTCCGGATAAATATCGAGATGGAATTTTCCGACGATTTGCCTACCTCGTCCAGGACGATCAGGCTTCAGCGCAATACGGAGCTGGCCTGGGCTTATCCGTGGTGAAGGCGATCGTCGAAGCACAAAGCGGCGCCACCGGCGTCGCAGACAATCCCGAGGGAGGTTCGATCTTTTGGTTTACGCTGCCGATCCAGGAGGCGATTTGA
- a CDS encoding sulfite exporter TauE/SafE family protein: MHIIFPILPLAFICELVDSSLGMGYGTTLTPALLLLGYEPVVIVPSVLFSEFITGLLSGIFHQEFGNTNLRPGTRDFKITLILSLLSIFGVVAAVFITLNIPAWVVKAYIGIIVTGIGIIILVRRSKDARFSWNRLAWLGTLAAFNKGLSGGGYGPVVTGGQLLVGVEGRNAIAISGVAEGVTSAVGVLIFILNGVALDPSLTPSLTIGAVLSVPAAAYIVSKLSVKRITSAIGGTMLALGGYTLIRILI, encoded by the coding sequence ATGCACATCATCTTTCCCATCCTTCCCCTCGCCTTCATTTGCGAGTTGGTCGATTCCTCGTTGGGCATGGGATACGGGACCACGCTTACGCCGGCCCTTCTACTTCTCGGATACGAACCGGTGGTGATCGTGCCCTCGGTGCTGTTTTCCGAATTCATCACAGGCCTGTTGTCGGGGATATTTCATCAGGAATTCGGAAACACCAATCTCCGTCCCGGAACACGCGATTTTAAAATCACACTCATCCTCAGTCTGCTCAGCATCTTCGGCGTCGTCGCCGCAGTTTTCATCACATTGAACATACCCGCCTGGGTCGTCAAAGCCTACATCGGCATCATCGTGACGGGAATCGGCATCATCATCCTGGTGCGCCGTTCCAAGGACGCAAGATTTTCCTGGAATCGACTTGCCTGGCTGGGAACGCTTGCGGCTTTCAACAAGGGCTTAAGCGGTGGGGGTTATGGACCAGTCGTGACCGGAGGCCAACTGCTCGTCGGAGTCGAAGGCCGCAACGCAATTGCAATCTCGGGCGTCGCAGAAGGGGTAACGAGTGCGGTAGGTGTGCTTATCTTCATACTCAATGGAGTAGCGCTTGATCCAAGTTTGACGCCGAGTTTAACCATCGGTGCGGTACTTTCGGTTCCGGCCGCCGCATACATCGTCAGTAAACTGTCCGTAAAGAGAATCACGTCCGCAATCGGAGGCACGATGCTTGCGCTGGGCGGCTACACACTGATACGAATTTTGATCTGA
- a CDS encoding ATP-binding protein has protein sequence MFKTKKSKRSVETSTPIKMWLENLIQGSAENVIHLDANGRITSLNPNARHTTGWGRDRILNITSDEMVFPLKVEDERHTQAGTAATERTPETISQMQEIELAIIEIAKAYVPPAGEGEEKVFFILRDITEEKAADSLRSYFLGNITHEFRTPLSAINASVEVLLEEIENLSKEDLSGLLGSIHLSVSGLQTLIDNLLESISIEAGHFRIHKRPTRLDAVLVDAMRVMQPLLTRRRQQVLIRKPKRLPTILADPTRLTQVLVNLISNASKYSPIGTQIELTLEKIDGKMMRVTIADRGDGILGKDKEQVFHRFIRLGNSDGTQYGIGLGLSVVKAIIEEHCGEIGVEDRRDGGSIFWFKLPINGRQT, from the coding sequence ATGTTCAAAACCAAGAAATCCAAACGGTCCGTAGAAACATCGACGCCCATAAAAATGTGGCTCGAGAACCTCATCCAGGGTTCAGCGGAGAACGTGATTCACCTCGACGCTAACGGCAGGATCACTTCACTCAACCCAAATGCGAGGCATACCACAGGATGGGGAAGAGATCGGATTTTAAACATCACTTCCGACGAGATGGTTTTTCCCCTCAAGGTTGAAGACGAACGGCATACGCAAGCCGGAACGGCAGCAACTGAGAGGACGCCGGAAACCATCTCGCAGATGCAAGAAATAGAACTGGCCATCATCGAAATTGCAAAGGCTTACGTGCCTCCCGCCGGCGAGGGCGAAGAAAAGGTATTCTTCATCCTGCGCGACATCACGGAGGAAAAAGCCGCCGACAGCCTGCGTTCCTACTTTTTAGGCAACATCACCCACGAATTTCGGACCCCGCTTTCTGCGATCAACGCTTCGGTCGAAGTTCTCCTGGAAGAGATCGAAAACCTCTCGAAAGAAGATTTGAGCGGACTACTCGGCTCGATCCATTTAAGCGTTTCCGGATTGCAGACCCTGATCGACAACCTGCTCGAGAGCATCAGCATCGAAGCCGGTCATTTCCGCATTCACAAGCGGCCGACCAGATTGGATGCCGTTCTCGTCGATGCGATGCGCGTAATGCAGCCGCTGCTCACACGCCGCCGGCAGCAAGTCCTCATCCGCAAACCGAAGCGTTTGCCAACCATACTGGCGGACCCAACCCGCCTGACGCAGGTTCTGGTCAATTTGATATCGAACGCCAGTAAATACAGTCCGATTGGAACCCAGATCGAGCTCACGCTGGAAAAAATCGATGGCAAGATGATGCGCGTTACGATTGCCGACCGAGGCGATGGAATTCTGGGGAAGGATAAAGAGCAGGTTTTTCATCGCTTTATCAGACTTGGCAACAGCGATGGAACGCAGTATGGTATTGGTTTAGGATTATCCGTCGTGAAAGCCATTATCGAAGAACACTGCGGAGAAATTGGCGTGGAAGACAGGCGAGATGGTGGATCGATCTTCTGGTTCAAACTCCCCATCAACGGACGGCAGACGTGA
- a CDS encoding response regulator transcription factor yields MKALIVDDDLALADVVSFTMRRAGFEVIVAHDGQTALDRWREAEPDLIILDINLPKLNGLAVCQRIRSEASTPIIILSVRGEEDDVVKGLELGADDYIVKPFSPRQLVARSEAVLRRSETKPISNAPLTAGDLTLDLTRNEIKSSDKAPIRLTKLETRLMEIMMINPGQVLHFDMLIDSIWGPASGDRVMLKQLVYRLRRKVEPDPAKPCLLITISGIGYSLEVTK; encoded by the coding sequence GTGAAGGCTCTGATTGTCGACGATGATCTTGCTCTAGCTGACGTGGTTTCATTCACCATGCGGAGAGCCGGATTCGAAGTCATCGTCGCCCACGACGGTCAAACCGCTTTGGATCGTTGGCGTGAGGCCGAACCCGACCTGATCATTCTCGACATCAACCTGCCGAAACTCAATGGGCTAGCCGTTTGCCAGCGTATTCGTTCCGAAGCTTCGACCCCCATCATCATCCTCAGCGTGCGCGGCGAAGAAGACGACGTCGTTAAGGGACTTGAATTGGGTGCAGATGATTACATCGTAAAACCATTCAGTCCCCGGCAGCTCGTTGCCAGATCTGAAGCCGTGCTGCGCAGATCAGAAACGAAACCGATTTCAAACGCCCCGCTGACGGCCGGAGATCTCACTCTGGATCTGACCCGCAACGAAATCAAGTCTAGTGATAAGGCGCCTATCAGACTGACAAAACTCGAGACTCGCCTGATGGAAATCATGATGATCAATCCCGGTCAGGTTCTCCATTTCGACATGTTGATCGACTCGATATGGGGCCCGGCCTCCGGCGATCGAGTGATGCTCAAGCAGCTCGTCTACCGGCTGCGCCGCAAGGTCGAGCCTGACCCGGCAAAACCGTGTCTTCTCATCACGATCAGCGGCATCGGATATTCGTTGGAAGTTACCAAATAA
- a CDS encoding NADH-quinone oxidoreductase subunit J, translated as MISIHAVLIFAALLCALQAIRSVRLLTSALWLAGLSALLSILFYILGAERVAVIELSVGAGLVTVLFVFAINVAGDQELKGREIIPIPFAVGLVLIGIVLLIRFIVPLEPPLRTSRPESFVETLWGLRGLDTLVQIVLIFSGVLGLLGILAEAKAPLDGAATEEVAALRERDLQALAHQSTAATERISQTTPESL; from the coding sequence ATGATTTCAATACACGCGGTGCTGATATTTGCCGCATTGCTGTGCGCGCTGCAGGCCATCCGCTCGGTACGTCTCCTGACCTCAGCACTATGGCTCGCCGGCCTCAGCGCATTACTTTCCATTCTCTTCTACATTCTTGGCGCCGAACGAGTCGCCGTGATTGAACTCAGCGTCGGCGCCGGGTTGGTTACGGTCCTGTTTGTGTTCGCCATTAACGTTGCCGGCGATCAAGAACTCAAAGGTCGAGAGATCATCCCCATCCCCTTCGCTGTGGGGCTCGTACTGATCGGCATCGTGCTCTTGATCCGCTTCATCGTTCCTTTAGAACCCCCGCTGCGTACTTCTCGACCTGAATCGTTCGTCGAAACCCTATGGGGATTGAGAGGCTTGGACACGCTGGTGCAAATCGTGCTGATCTTCTCCGGCGTACTGGGCTTGTTGGGGATCCTGGCCGAGGCAAAAGCGCCTCTCGATGGTGCCGCCACGGAGGAAGTGGCTGCACTGCGGGAACGTGACCTGCAGGCGCTCGCTCACCAATCCACTGCAGCTACCGAGAGAATTTCGCAGACGACACCCGAGTCATTGTAA
- a CDS encoding NADH-quinone oxidoreductase subunit K, whose amino-acid sequence MELSSLNVLFIGVAALLGIGLYGMLVSHNLIKIVVALQILVKSALLALISAGLARDEIQLSQSLALTVIVADTIVAVIGIALAVQVRRRIGSLDVRDMSQLKG is encoded by the coding sequence ATGGAACTTTCCTCGTTGAACGTCTTATTTATCGGGGTAGCAGCCTTGCTGGGGATTGGGTTGTACGGCATGTTGGTCAGCCACAACCTGATCAAAATCGTGGTCGCGCTTCAAATTCTGGTGAAGTCCGCTTTGCTGGCGCTGATCAGCGCCGGCTTGGCGCGTGACGAAATCCAACTCTCACAAAGTCTCGCGCTGACCGTCATCGTCGCCGACACGATCGTTGCCGTGATCGGCATCGCCCTCGCCGTTCAAGTACGCCGCCGAATCGGTTCGCTCGACGTGCGGGACATGAGCCAGTTGAAGGGATAA